In Phlebotomus papatasi isolate M1 chromosome 1, Ppap_2.1, whole genome shotgun sequence, the following proteins share a genomic window:
- the LOC129809690 gene encoding trypsin delta-like: MVSVKSCLAIVALLSVVSGNPLMRKDPELFIVGGSNGDISDFPWQLSLQMRGGGKHFCGGSILSSNWAITAAHCLEHFTPEMIKVLAGSTHVNNIGGKFYEIEEFILHPEYNEDLFSNNDVAVFRIVGEFDGINMRAIEMGDTEPAPNSMVTISGWGNLAWQGSMPDILQYVHVPVVDRSVCNRSYNGGVNENMFCAGKAGQDACQGDSGGAVVQNGKLVGLVSFGYQCALENFPGVNTNIVAPSIRNFIQSAMRD; the protein is encoded by the exons ATGGTGTCCGTGAAGAGTTGTCTGGCCATTGTAGCCCTTCTATCCGTCGTTTCGGGTAATCCGCTAATGAGAAAGGACCCAGAATTGTTTATCGTTGGCGGATCAAATGGGGACATTTCGGACTTTCCCTGGCAACTCTCACTCCAGATGCGCGGTGGCGGAAAGCACTTCTGTGGCGGAAGTATCCTCTCATCGAACTGGGCCATCACAGCTGCACATTGTCTAGAACACTTTACACCCGAAATG ATAAAAGTTCTGGCTGGAAGTACGCATGTGAATAACATTGGTGGCAAATTCTACGAAATTGAGGAATTCATCCTCCACCCAGAATACAACGAGGATCTATTTTCCAATAACGACGTTGCCGTCTTCCGGATCGTTGGTGAATTCGATGGTATCAATATGAGAGCTATTGAAATGGGTGATACAGAACCAGCACCCAACTCTATGGTTACCATCAGTGGATGGGGCAATTTAGCG TGGCAAGGAAGTATGCCGGATATTTTGCAGTACGTTCACGTGCCAGTTGTTGATAGAAGTGTCTGCAATAGGTCTTACAACGGCGGCGTCAATGAAAA catgttCTGCGCCGGAAAGGCCGGACAGGATGCATGCCAGGGTGACAGCGGAGGAGCTGTGGTGCAGAATGGAAAGCTTGTGGGACTTGTGAGCTTTGGCTACCAATGCGCTCTTGAGAATTTCCCTGGTGTCAACACAAACATTGTCGCTCCGTCCATACGCAACTTTATCCAAAGCGCCATGAGAGATTGA